The sequence GCTGGCGCCTTTGGGAGAGAAGCCCAAGGTGCCCTTTGAGGAGGCGAAGGCCCTGGTCCTCGAGGCCTTCCGCCGCTTTTCCCCCGAGGTGGAGGCCATCGCCCGCGAGTTCTTTGCAAGGCGGTGGCTGGACGTCTACCCGAGGCCCGGGAAGCGGGGCGGAGCCTTCTGCAGCGGGGGGCTTCCCTCCACCCACCCCTACGTCCTCCTCAACCACACGGACGACCTGGACAGCGCCCACACCTTAGCCCACGAGCTCGGGCACGGGGTGCACTTCTACCTCGCCCGCCAGCAGCGCCTCCTCAACTTCGGGGCCTCCACCCCCCTGGCCGAGACGGCCAGCGTCTTCGCCGAGATCCTCCTGGACGACCTCCTCCTGGAGAGGCTTTCCGGGGAGGAAAAGACCCTCCTCCTCGCCGAGCGGGTGGAGGACGCCATCGGCACCCTCTTCCGCCAGGTGATGTACACCTTCTTTGAAAGGCGAAGCCTCGAGGCCCGACAGGAGGCCGCCCTCTCCCCGGAGGCCTTCCACCAGGTCTGGCAGGAGGAGCAGGAAAGGCTCTACGGGAAAGCCGTGGCCTGGACGGCGCTGGATCGGGCGGCCTGGGCGGGTATTCCCCACTTCGTCCACTACCGCTTCTACACCTACAGCTACGCCCTGGGGTACCTGGTGGTCCTCGCCCTCTACGGCCGCTACCAGGAGGAAGGCCGGGCCTTCGTGCCCAGGTACCTGGAGGTCCTGAAGGCCGGGGAAAGCCAAAGCCCGAGGGAGATCCTGAGGCGGGCCGGGGTGGAGCCCTTCACCGACCGCTTCTTTGCGGAGGGGTTCCGGGTCCTGGAGTCTTGGCTCAAGGCCCTCCCCTAGGCGAGAATGGGGGGATGGACCTCATCTACCGCCCTGAGCGCTACCCCTTTCTTACCCAGGACCTCCCCGGGGTAGGCGGGGAGATCCGGGTGGAGCCCGAGGACTTCCAGGTGGAGGAGATCCCCGCCTACCTCCCCAAGGGGGAGGGGGAGCACCTCTACCTCTTCCTGGAGAAGGAGGGGCGCACCACCCGGGAGGTGGTGGAGTTCCTGCGGGACGAAGTGGGGGTACCCGAGAAGGAGATCGGGGTGGCGGGCCTCAAGGACAAGCACGCCCGCACCCGCCAGTGGCTCTCCCTCCCCAGGCGGTACGAGGACGCCCTCTGCCTTTTGGAGAACCTAAAGGGGGTGAGGCTTCTTGAGGCCCACCTCCACCCCCATAAGCTCAGGACCGGGCACCTCAAGGGAAACCGCTTCCGCGTCCTCATCCGTAATCCCAAGGGGGGCCTCCCCGAGGCGGAGGCGGTCCTTAGGCGCCTCGCGGAGAAGGGCGTCCCCAACTACTACGGCCCCCAGCGCTTCGGCCTGGGCGGCCTCAACCCGGTCCGGGGCTACCGGTTGGTGAAGGAGGGGAAGGGCCGGGGGACCCCCTGGCTCAAGCGCTTCCTCATCGGAAGCCTCCAGAGCCTCCTCTTCAACGACTGGGTGGCCCTGAGGCTGGAGCGGGGCCTCTACGACCGGGTGGTCCCCGGGGACTGGGCCAAGAAGCACGACACCGGGGGGGAGTTCCTGGTGGAAGACCCGAAGGAGGCGGAGCGCGCCCTAAGGCTTGAGATCAGCGCCACCGGCCCCCTCTTCGGCAAGAAGTACCCCGAGGCCCAAGGGGAGGCGAGGGCCCTGGAGGACGAGGTCCTCGCCCAATACGACCTCAGGCGGGAGGAGTTTAGGGCGCGCAAGGGCGCAAGGCGGCCGGTAAGGGTGCCCCTTAAGGAGTGGCAGGTGGAGGAGGCCAAAGAGGGCCTCTGGCTAAGCTTCTCCCTTCCCAAGGGGAGCTACGCCACCAGCCTCCTCCGGGAGGTGATGAAGAAAGAGGTGGACACGCCCAAGGAGGCGGAGGAGGAGGCCTAGGCCCCGCGAAACCCCTCCCCGAGGAGGAAGCCCCCCACGAGGTCCAAGACCTCTGCCGGCGCCTCCCAGGGCACCAGGTGCCCTGCCTCGTCCACCGCGAAGCGGAGGGCCTCCCCCTTGGCGAAGTCGGCCACCTTGGCCCCGTGAAGGGGGGGCGTGAAGGCGTCCAGGGCCCCCTGGACCACGAGGACCCGGGCCCTCGTGCCCCGCAGCCAGCGCCTCTCATCCTCCAGGGCCTCGAGGCGCCCAAGCCACTGCCAAAGCCCCGCCTCGCTCAGGCCCTCCTTCCAGGCCTCGTAGACCTCCTCGCTCCCCGCGCTTAAGGCCCCGAAGAAGAGGGCCCGGCCCACCCGGGCGAACCCCTCCACCCCGCCTTGCTCCAGGCCGAAGCGGAGGGCGGAAAGCCGGGCGGAAAGCAACGCGTCCCGGAAAAGGACCGGGGAGAGGAGGACGAGGCTTCTCGCCTCCTCGCGGAAGGCCACCTTTAGGGCGTCCAGGGCCCCCTCGGCGAAGGCGACGAGGTGGAGGCCCTCCTCCGCAGGAAGGCCTTGCAAGAACTCCAGGCCCGCCGGAGGGGCCAAAAGGCCGGGGAAGAGCCGGATCTCCCCCACAGCCCCTTTATACTTCAAGGCATGGACGCACAGGCCCTCCTGGAGCGGGAGACCCTGGACAAGACCCTGGGGGTGCGCTACCTGAGGGTAGAGAAGGACGAGGTGGTGGCGGAGCTTGCGGTGGTCCCCCGGGTCCACCAGCCCTTCGGCTTCCTCCACGGGG is a genomic window of Thermus islandicus DSM 21543 containing:
- the truD gene encoding tRNA pseudouridine(13) synthase TruD, with the translated sequence MDLIYRPERYPFLTQDLPGVGGEIRVEPEDFQVEEIPAYLPKGEGEHLYLFLEKEGRTTREVVEFLRDEVGVPEKEIGVAGLKDKHARTRQWLSLPRRYEDALCLLENLKGVRLLEAHLHPHKLRTGHLKGNRFRVLIRNPKGGLPEAEAVLRRLAEKGVPNYYGPQRFGLGGLNPVRGYRLVKEGKGRGTPWLKRFLIGSLQSLLFNDWVALRLERGLYDRVVPGDWAKKHDTGGEFLVEDPKEAERALRLEISATGPLFGKKYPEAQGEARALEDEVLAQYDLRREEFRARKGARRPVRVPLKEWQVEEAKEGLWLSFSLPKGSYATSLLREVMKKEVDTPKEAEEEA
- a CDS encoding alpha/beta fold hydrolase gives rise to the protein MGEIRLFPGLLAPPAGLEFLQGLPAEEGLHLVAFAEGALDALKVAFREEARSLVLLSPVLFRDALLSARLSALRFGLEQGGVEGFARVGRALFFGALSAGSEEVYEAWKEGLSEAGLWQWLGRLEALEDERRWLRGTRARVLVVQGALDAFTPPLHGAKVADFAKGEALRFAVDEAGHLVPWEAPAEVLDLVGGFLLGEGFRGA
- a CDS encoding M3 family oligoendopeptidase, with amino-acid sequence MEWDLSDLYASPEDPGLWADLDRALALAEGLSPEDLLDPERAEGLFRRYEEALEKAYKPLNYASLYFATRTQDPGAKALLDRVRNRFTEVKNRLVPLEVALRNLPEEAFLRLLDHPGLKDLHHFLRRQRAYAPHTLSAKEEELLNLKALVGRNAWSQFYTEYTGRFRFQVGGKELTEMEVRALRRDPSPEVRREAHRALYGKLWEEAPTLSAVFNAVYLDYLQELRLRNYRHPLEPVALRDEVEVRDIEALLEATESFYPLVERYYLWKARRLGQEKTPSEDLLAPLGEKPKVPFEEAKALVLEAFRRFSPEVEAIAREFFARRWLDVYPRPGKRGGAFCSGGLPSTHPYVLLNHTDDLDSAHTLAHELGHGVHFYLARQQRLLNFGASTPLAETASVFAEILLDDLLLERLSGEEKTLLLAERVEDAIGTLFRQVMYTFFERRSLEARQEAALSPEAFHQVWQEEQERLYGKAVAWTALDRAAWAGIPHFVHYRFYTYSYALGYLVVLALYGRYQEEGRAFVPRYLEVLKAGESQSPREILRRAGVEPFTDRFFAEGFRVLESWLKALP